One Phocaeicola dorei genomic region harbors:
- a CDS encoding RNA polymerase sigma factor — translation MVDRTHDETKLWESFIKGETAAFEEVYRRYYSLLYSYGIRMVGDRELVADTIQNLFVKLILNCRNLHYTDNVKAYLLCSFRNKLLDAFQSLRPMEVIEECHEFFPMGEEIINSLFKKDDVDVKNERRLAKAISCLSGRQREILYLYYVKELSHQEISAILGMNPQSSKNLLSRTLARLREFFFSVSTIWIFSILVHCVHVPVRSVWAFHFS, via the coding sequence ATGGTTGATAGAACACATGATGAAACTAAACTTTGGGAATCTTTCATTAAAGGAGAAACGGCGGCATTTGAAGAAGTTTATCGACGCTATTATTCGTTATTGTATTCCTATGGAATTCGTATGGTAGGTGACAGAGAGCTGGTTGCCGATACCATACAGAATCTGTTCGTCAAGTTGATTTTAAATTGTAGGAATTTGCATTATACTGATAATGTAAAGGCGTATTTGCTTTGTTCTTTTAGAAATAAATTGCTGGATGCGTTTCAGTCTTTACGTCCAATGGAAGTGATTGAAGAATGCCATGAGTTTTTTCCGATGGGTGAAGAAATAATAAATTCTTTATTTAAGAAAGATGATGTGGATGTGAAGAATGAAAGGAGGCTGGCTAAGGCAATTTCATGTCTTTCTGGTCGTCAGCGTGAAATTCTGTATTTATATTATGTAAAGGAATTGAGCCATCAGGAAATATCCGCTATCTTAGGTATGAATCCTCAATCAAGCAAGAATCTTTTGTCGCGTACATTGGCACGTTTGCGTGAATTCTTTTTCTCTGTTTCAACCATTTGGATTTTCAGTATCTTGGTGCATTGTGTTCATGTGCCTGTGCGTAGTGTTTGGGCTTTTCACTTCTCTTGA
- a CDS encoding ROK family transcriptional regulator yields the protein MGENLLKEIEKGSKMAVMKKKIITHYIYNGSSTITDLAREMDLSVPTVTKFIDEMCEEGYINDYGKLETSGGRHPSLYGLNADSGYFVGVEVRQFSINLGLINFKGDVVQLKMNVPFKAKNTPESLDELCKLIKHFLQKVSVEKDKILNINVNLSGRVNPDLGYSYSIFNFDERPLTDVISEKVGGYRVSIDNDTRAMIYGEYMQGVVKGEKNIIFINVSWGLGMGIIIDGKIYKGKSGFSGEFGHNFGYENEIICHCGKKGCIETEVSGAALHRILLEHINNGENSIISNTKKNLEDLTLDDIIDAVNKEDLLCIELVEEIGVKLGRHVAGLINIFNPELVIIGGALSRTGDYLTQPITTAIRKYTLNLMNRDSVIVESKLKERAGIIGACMLSRSKLFE from the coding sequence ATGGGTGAGAATTTGTTGAAAGAAATTGAAAAGGGCTCAAAGATGGCTGTGATGAAGAAGAAAATCATTACCCATTATATTTATAATGGAAGCTCTACGATTACTGATTTAGCAAGAGAGATGGATTTAAGTGTGCCTACAGTTACAAAATTCATCGATGAAATGTGTGAGGAAGGTTACATTAACGACTATGGAAAGCTGGAAACCAGTGGGGGAAGACATCCCAGTTTGTATGGTTTGAATGCAGATTCCGGGTATTTTGTAGGTGTTGAAGTGCGTCAGTTTTCCATTAACTTAGGGTTGATAAATTTTAAAGGAGATGTAGTTCAGCTAAAAATGAATGTTCCTTTTAAAGCGAAGAATACCCCTGAGAGTTTAGACGAATTGTGTAAGTTGATTAAACATTTTCTTCAAAAAGTCAGTGTTGAGAAAGATAAGATATTAAATATTAATGTAAATCTTTCCGGGCGTGTGAATCCGGATTTGGGATATAGTTACAGTATATTCAATTTTGATGAGCGCCCGTTGACGGATGTCATATCAGAAAAGGTGGGTGGTTATCGTGTTTCTATTGACAACGACACCCGTGCTATGATTTACGGTGAGTATATGCAAGGTGTTGTGAAAGGTGAGAAGAATATCATCTTTATCAATGTCAGTTGGGGATTGGGTATGGGAATTATCATTGATGGAAAGATTTATAAAGGAAAATCCGGTTTCTCTGGCGAATTCGGGCATAATTTTGGATATGAGAATGAGATTATCTGCCATTGTGGGAAAAAAGGATGCATAGAAACGGAAGTTTCGGGGGCTGCTTTGCATCGTATTCTGTTGGAACATATTAATAATGGTGAGAACTCTATTATCTCCAATACCAAGAAAAATTTGGAAGATTTGACCTTGGATGATATCATTGATGCGGTAAATAAGGAAGATTTGCTGTGTATTGAACTGGTGGAAGAAATTGGAGTGAAATTAGGCCGCCATGTAGCGGGACTTATTAATATATTCAATCCGGAGCTAGTCATTATTGGTGGTGCATTGTCACGTACAGGTGATTATTTGACACAACCCATCACTACAGCTATTCGAAAATATACACTGAACTTGATGAACCGTGATTCTGTTATTGTAGAATCTAAATTGAAAGAAAGAGCCGGGATTATCGGTGCCTGTATGTTGTCGCGCAGTAAACTGTTTGAATAA
- a CDS encoding dihydrodipicolinate synthase family protein, giving the protein MEKIHGLIDAPFTPFYENGEVNYEPIEAYCQLLVRNGLQGVFINGSSGEGYMLTEDERMKLAERWMEVAPEGFKVIVHVGSTCVKSSKRLAEHAQKIGAWGIGAMAPPFPKVGRIEELVKYCEEIACGAPALPFYFYHIPAFNGAFLSMVAFLEAVDGRIPNFTGIKYTFESLYEYNQCRLYKNGKFDMLHGQDETILPCLAMGGAQGGIGGTTNYNGKELTGIIEAWKAGDLELARERQNFAQEVINVICHYRGNIVGGKRIMKLIGLDLGKNRTPFQNMTDEEEAAMKAELEAINFFERCNK; this is encoded by the coding sequence ATGGAAAAGATTCACGGATTAATTGATGCACCTTTTACTCCATTTTATGAGAACGGAGAAGTAAATTATGAACCTATTGAAGCCTATTGCCAACTATTGGTTAGAAACGGACTTCAAGGCGTATTTATCAATGGTTCTTCCGGAGAAGGCTATATGCTGACAGAAGACGAACGCATGAAACTGGCTGAACGCTGGATGGAAGTAGCACCCGAAGGATTCAAAGTCATTGTCCATGTAGGAAGCACTTGTGTAAAATCAAGCAAACGTCTGGCAGAACACGCTCAGAAAATCGGAGCATGGGGTATCGGAGCAATGGCACCTCCTTTCCCCAAAGTAGGACGCATTGAAGAATTGGTGAAATACTGCGAAGAAATAGCATGCGGCGCTCCTGCACTTCCTTTCTATTTTTATCACATCCCAGCTTTCAACGGAGCATTCCTCTCAATGGTAGCATTCTTGGAAGCCGTAGACGGTCGCATTCCTAATTTCACCGGTATCAAATATACTTTCGAAAGCCTGTATGAATACAACCAATGCCGTTTATATAAAAATGGCAAATTTGACATGTTGCACGGCCAGGATGAAACGATCCTTCCTTGTCTGGCTATGGGCGGTGCACAGGGCGGTATCGGTGGAACAACCAACTATAACGGCAAAGAACTCACAGGTATTATCGAAGCATGGAAAGCCGGTGATCTGGAACTGGCACGCGAACGCCAGAATTTCGCACAGGAAGTTATCAATGTCATCTGTCACTATCGTGGAAACATCGTTGGCGGTAAACGCATCATGAAACTGATCGGGCTGGATTTAGGAAAGAACCGGACTCCGTTCCAGAACATGACAGATGAGGAAGAAGCTGCCATGAAAGCCGAACTGGAAGCAATCAATTTCTTCGAAAGATGTAACAAATAA
- a CDS encoding AGE family epimerase/isomerase, producing MFSIDYIKEWSESYKTDLTTNIMPFWLKYGLDKVNGGIYTCVDRDGSLMDTTKSVWFQGRFAFICSYAYNNIEKNEAWLAAAKSTIDFIEAHCFDSDGRMYFEVTAEGIPLRKRRYIFSESFAAIAMSEYAIASGDQTYAVKALDLFKRMQYFMETPGILAPKYLDTLPMKGHSITMILINVASRIRQAIQDESFNGQIDASIDQLRKDFMHPEFKALLETVGPNGEFIDSNMGRTINPGHCIETAWFLLEEAKYRNWDKDITELALTIFDWSWEWGWDKEFGGIINFKDCKNLPPQDYSQDMKFWWPQTEAVIATLYAYLATGNEKYLDMHKQISDWTYAHFPDKECGEWFGYLHRDGTPAQMAKGNLFKGPFHIPRMMIKGYTLCKEILDNKKSHL from the coding sequence ATGTTTTCAATAGACTATATAAAAGAATGGTCGGAATCATACAAAACAGATCTGACCACCAATATCATGCCGTTTTGGCTGAAATACGGGCTGGACAAGGTCAATGGAGGTATTTATACCTGCGTTGACCGAGACGGCAGCTTGATGGACACCACCAAATCAGTGTGGTTCCAAGGAAGATTTGCTTTTATCTGTTCCTATGCATATAATAATATAGAAAAGAACGAAGCATGGCTGGCGGCAGCCAAAAGTACAATAGACTTTATAGAAGCGCATTGTTTTGACTCTGACGGACGTATGTATTTCGAAGTGACTGCCGAAGGCATTCCTTTGCGCAAACGCCGTTATATTTTTTCGGAGTCATTCGCAGCCATCGCCATGTCGGAATATGCCATCGCATCCGGTGACCAGACGTATGCTGTAAAAGCATTAGACTTGTTCAAACGGATGCAGTATTTTATGGAAACACCAGGCATACTGGCTCCCAAATATCTGGATACCCTCCCGATGAAAGGACATTCCATTACCATGATTCTGATTAATGTGGCATCACGTATCCGTCAGGCTATTCAGGACGAAAGCTTCAATGGACAGATTGACGCCTCCATCGACCAGCTACGTAAAGACTTCATGCATCCTGAATTCAAGGCTTTGCTTGAAACAGTAGGTCCCAACGGAGAATTTATTGACAGCAACATGGGCCGCACCATCAATCCGGGACATTGTATTGAGACAGCCTGGTTTCTGCTGGAAGAAGCCAAATACCGTAACTGGGACAAAGACATTACGGAACTGGCCCTCACTATCTTTGATTGGTCCTGGGAGTGGGGATGGGACAAAGAATTCGGAGGTATCATCAACTTCAAAGACTGCAAGAACCTTCCGCCACAGGATTATTCCCAAGACATGAAATTCTGGTGGCCTCAGACAGAGGCTGTCATCGCTACTTTGTATGCATATTTAGCAACCGGAAATGAAAAATACCTTGACATGCACAAACAAATCAGCGATTGGACATACGCCCATTTTCCTGATAAAGAGTGTGGAGAATGGTTTGGATATCTCCATCGTGACGGCACGCCTGCACAAATGGCCAAGGGTAACCTATTCAAAGGCCCGTTCCACATTCCAAGAATGATGATCAAGGGCTATACATTGTGCAAGGAAATACTCGACAACAAAAAATCACATTTATAA
- a CDS encoding MFS transporter: MKNSKIYPWVVVGLLWGVALLNYMDRQMLSTMRDAMAVDITELQSAANFGRLMGVFLWIYGCMSPIAGMVGDRMNRKWLIVGSLFVWSAVTYLMGIADTYNEVFFLRALMGISEALYIPAGLSLIADYHSDKSRSLAIGIHMTGLYTGQAIGGFGATVAAAFSWHTTFHWFGIAGIAYAVILMLFLHEKKDRIQIEQINSPSGKEKSNLLKGLSLLFSNIAFWVILLYFAAPSLPGWATKNWLPTLFAENLNIPMSQAGPMSTITIALSSFIGVIIGGTLSDKWVQRNIKGRVYTGAIGLGLTIPSLLLLGFGHSFVAVVGAGLLFGIGYGIFDANNMPILCQFVSSKHRATAYGIMNMTGVFAGAAITEVLGKWTDGGKLGLGFAMLAIIVAIALVVQLTFLRPKTDNME, translated from the coding sequence ATGAAAAACAGTAAAATTTATCCTTGGGTTGTAGTAGGATTATTATGGGGTGTCGCCCTGTTGAATTACATGGACCGGCAAATGCTATCCACAATGAGAGATGCCATGGCGGTGGATATCACCGAGCTTCAATCAGCTGCCAATTTTGGGCGACTGATGGGAGTTTTTCTTTGGATATATGGCTGTATGAGCCCTATAGCCGGAATGGTGGGCGACCGCATGAACCGCAAATGGCTTATTGTTGGCAGTTTGTTTGTATGGTCGGCCGTCACTTATCTGATGGGAATAGCCGACACTTATAATGAAGTCTTTTTCCTTCGCGCCTTGATGGGAATCAGCGAAGCGCTCTATATTCCTGCCGGATTATCACTGATCGCCGACTATCACTCCGATAAGTCACGTTCATTAGCTATCGGTATTCACATGACCGGGCTCTACACCGGGCAGGCCATCGGAGGTTTCGGCGCTACAGTAGCCGCCGCTTTTTCCTGGCATACAACCTTTCATTGGTTCGGCATCGCCGGCATTGCATACGCCGTAATTTTGATGCTTTTTCTACATGAAAAGAAGGATAGAATACAAATTGAACAAATAAATTCACCTTCCGGTAAAGAAAAAAGCAATTTATTGAAGGGATTATCATTACTTTTCAGTAATATTGCATTCTGGGTGATTCTGCTATATTTCGCAGCCCCCAGTTTACCGGGATGGGCAACCAAAAACTGGTTACCTACCTTGTTCGCCGAGAACCTGAATATACCGATGTCACAAGCCGGCCCCATGTCGACTATCACCATCGCACTATCCTCGTTCATTGGTGTAATTATTGGTGGAACCTTATCCGATAAGTGGGTGCAAAGAAATATAAAAGGACGTGTGTACACGGGTGCCATCGGCTTGGGACTTACTATTCCATCCCTGCTTTTACTAGGGTTCGGCCATAGTTTCGTAGCCGTTGTGGGAGCTGGATTATTATTCGGTATCGGTTATGGTATCTTCGATGCCAACAATATGCCGATTCTATGCCAGTTCGTATCATCCAAACACCGTGCTACCGCCTATGGTATCATGAATATGACAGGCGTGTTTGCGGGAGCAGCCATTACCGAAGTCTTGGGAAAGTGGACAGACGGAGGTAAGTTGGGACTGGGATTTGCCATGTTGGCCATCATTGTTGCAATAGCATTGGTCGTACAGTTGACATTCCTCCGTCCTAAAACGGATAATATGGAATAA